In Deinococcus maricopensis DSM 21211, one genomic interval encodes:
- a CDS encoding VanW family protein — MKAWTIALSSLALLGGALALGAVASSNDTIAPGIHVGGVDLGGLDERGALQALQAHTPSAPDVTVRAAGRSWVVPAADLGWAPDPQASIDAAVQASRDRNLGARVMAALGQADTVELPLRARVNVATTRQKLAALVKPLETAPVDARIVFDKTRYTVVPDRPGVLADVSAAANTYAASPDATTLEVSVSKRSAALTAAALQVQVDAGNKLVRPMTFTLGERKTALTALQVANLFWVRAKGIELDEAAITRAMKTITSNVDRPARNARYALQGGALVRVKEQPGVVTDVKAALPLLRKAITTPSLATMALPSTTQAPTLTVNALPEVKKLTLIATGSSTYYGSSGARATNVSVAASKINGAVVAPGETFSFLNALGSISPENGFVGGLIISGGRTVDGLGGGVCQVSTTTFRALYQAGLPVVERNQHAYRVHYYDPQVGFEAAVYDPGLDLKMKNDTNGPILIRTVNHPAQQRLEVQVWGLPQTRKVTVSPATILARIPHPAPQYVTTPNLRRGQTRQVDWAVDGYNLYITRTIRDGGTVRTDKVSTNYKPWRAVYEVGSS; from the coding sequence ATGAAGGCCTGGACCATCGCCCTCTCCTCTCTCGCCCTGCTCGGCGGCGCCCTCGCCCTGGGTGCCGTGGCCAGCAGCAACGACACCATTGCCCCCGGAATTCATGTGGGCGGCGTCGACCTCGGCGGCCTCGATGAACGCGGGGCCCTGCAGGCGCTCCAGGCCCACACGCCGAGCGCGCCCGACGTGACCGTACGCGCCGCCGGCCGCTCGTGGGTGGTGCCCGCCGCCGACCTCGGCTGGGCGCCGGACCCGCAGGCGAGCATCGACGCGGCGGTGCAGGCCTCCCGTGACCGTAACCTCGGCGCGCGCGTCATGGCGGCGCTCGGCCAGGCGGACACCGTGGAGTTGCCGCTGCGCGCCCGCGTGAACGTTGCTACCACCCGCCAGAAGCTCGCGGCGCTCGTCAAACCGCTCGAGACAGCGCCGGTGGACGCGCGCATCGTGTTTGACAAGACCCGCTACACGGTCGTACCGGACCGCCCGGGCGTACTCGCGGACGTGAGCGCGGCCGCGAACACCTACGCCGCGTCGCCGGACGCGACCACGCTCGAGGTGAGCGTCAGCAAGCGCTCGGCGGCCCTGACGGCCGCCGCCTTGCAGGTACAGGTGGACGCCGGGAACAAACTGGTGCGGCCCATGACCTTCACGCTCGGGGAGCGGAAGACGGCCCTCACGGCGCTGCAGGTCGCGAACCTGTTCTGGGTGCGCGCCAAAGGCATCGAACTGGATGAGGCGGCCATCACGCGCGCGATGAAGACCATCACGAGCAACGTGGACCGCCCCGCACGCAACGCCCGGTACGCCCTCCAGGGCGGCGCGCTCGTGCGCGTGAAGGAACAGCCGGGCGTCGTGACGGACGTCAAAGCCGCGCTTCCGCTGCTGCGTAAGGCGATCACGACGCCGAGCCTCGCAACCATGGCGCTGCCCAGCACGACGCAGGCCCCAACACTCACCGTGAATGCCCTGCCGGAAGTCAAGAAGCTGACGCTGATCGCCACGGGCAGCAGCACGTACTACGGGTCGAGTGGCGCGCGCGCCACGAACGTCTCGGTCGCCGCCAGCAAGATCAACGGCGCGGTCGTCGCGCCCGGCGAGACGTTCAGCTTCCTGAATGCCCTGGGCAGCATCTCGCCCGAGAACGGCTTCGTGGGGGGCCTGATCATCAGCGGGGGCCGCACGGTGGACGGCCTGGGCGGCGGCGTCTGCCAGGTGAGCACCACCACGTTCCGCGCGCTGTATCAGGCGGGCCTGCCGGTCGTGGAACGCAACCAGCACGCGTACCGCGTCCACTACTACGACCCGCAGGTGGGGTTCGAGGCGGCCGTGTACGACCCGGGCCTGGACCTCAAAATGAAGAACGACACGAACGGCCCGATCCTGATTCGCACCGTGAACCACCCGGCGCAGCAGCGCCTGGAAGTGCAGGTGTGGGGCCTGCCGCAGACCCGCAAGGTCACGGTTTCGCCCGCGACGATCCTGGCGCGCATTCCGCACCCGGCGCCGCAGTACGTGACGACGCCGAACCTGCGGCGTGGGCAGACGCGTCAGGTGGACTGGGCGGTGGACGGGTACAACCTGTACATCACGCGGACCATCCGGGATGGCGGCACGGTCCGAACGGACAAGGTCAGCACGAACTACAAGCCGTGGCGGGCCGTGTACGAGGTCGGCTCCAGCTGA
- a CDS encoding NADAR family protein — translation MKAIRFYRQGDAYGTFSNFSAHPIHVDGVTWPTTEHYFQAQKFLDPELQAMIRALPTAGDAAKTGRRRDLPLRADWEAVKEDVMRTALHAKFTQHEDARTLLLSTGDASLIEHTRNDTYWADGGDGHGLNRLGLLLMDLRAALRHA, via the coding sequence ATGAAAGCGATCCGGTTCTACCGCCAGGGCGACGCGTACGGCACCTTCTCGAACTTCAGCGCACACCCCATCCACGTGGACGGCGTCACGTGGCCGACCACCGAGCACTACTTCCAGGCGCAGAAGTTCCTCGACCCGGAACTCCAGGCGATGATCCGCGCCCTCCCGACCGCCGGTGACGCCGCGAAAACCGGACGCCGACGGGACCTGCCGCTCCGCGCCGACTGGGAGGCCGTGAAGGAAGACGTGATGCGCACAGCGCTACACGCCAAGTTCACGCAGCACGAAGACGCGCGGACGCTCCTGCTCAGCACAGGCGACGCGAGCCTGATCGAGCACACCCGCAACGACACCTACTGGGCGGACGGCGGCGACGGCCACGGCCTGAACCGTCTGGGCCTCCTGCTCATGGATCTGCGCGCGGCGTTGCGCCATGCCTGA
- a CDS encoding purine-nucleoside phosphorylase: protein MSQIHVRANPGDIAPYVLLPGDPNRARWIAETYLQDPVLYTDHRGLLGFTGTYQGVRVSVQTTGMGCPSAAIVAEEIIRLGATHLIRVGTIGGATPRLKPADLVIAQAAVPNDGTTRQLLGGAPYAPCASYAIVEAAVSAARDADVPHHVGLVMTEDAFYASTPEHARSWAARGVLGFEMEASAIFLVAALHGVHAGCLTAVSNDIGDPQLVPDEVLKRGVQLMTETALNAIVRLDRNH, encoded by the coding sequence ATGAGCCAGATTCATGTTCGAGCCAACCCAGGCGACATCGCGCCCTACGTCCTGCTGCCCGGCGACCCGAACCGCGCCCGCTGGATCGCCGAGACGTACCTGCAAGACCCCGTGCTGTACACCGACCACCGCGGCCTGCTGGGCTTCACCGGCACCTACCAGGGCGTGCGCGTCAGCGTCCAGACGACCGGCATGGGCTGCCCCAGCGCCGCCATCGTCGCCGAGGAGATCATCCGCCTCGGCGCCACGCACCTCATCCGCGTCGGCACCATCGGCGGCGCCACCCCACGCCTGAAACCCGCTGACCTCGTCATCGCGCAGGCCGCCGTCCCCAACGACGGCACCACCCGCCAGCTCCTCGGCGGCGCCCCCTACGCCCCCTGCGCCAGTTACGCCATCGTCGAAGCGGCCGTGAGCGCCGCCCGCGACGCCGACGTTCCCCACCACGTGGGCCTCGTCATGACCGAGGACGCCTTCTACGCCAGCACGCCCGAACACGCCCGCTCCTGGGCGGCGCGCGGCGTCCTCGGCTTCGAAATGGAAGCCAGTGCCATCTTCCTCGTCGCCGCCCTCCACGGCGTCCACGCCGGCTGCCTTACCGCCGTCAGCAACGACATCGGCGACCCGCAACTCGTGCCGGACGAAGTGCTCAAGCGCGGCGTCCAGCTGATGACCGAAACCGCCCTGAACGCCATCGTCCGCCTCGACCGGAACCACTAA
- a CDS encoding enoyl-CoA hydratase-related protein has protein sequence MFDELEFNNIQLDQHGTIAVLTINRPKALNALNAETLQDIAQATEAIMDNAEIGALIITGGGDRAFVAGADISELAEMKSVFEGRELALAGQDVLQSIANLPLPTIAAVNGFALGGGLELALACDIRVLGKNARVGLPEVGLGLIPGFGGTQRLPRLIGQGRALDLILTGRQVPADEALTIGLANYVADNALEKAREVAQAMLKHAPMALALAKESVRRGMETSFDHALEIEADLFGLLASSQDFKEGTRAFLEKRPAQFKGE, from the coding sequence ATGTTCGACGAACTCGAATTCAACAACATCCAACTCGACCAGCACGGCACCATCGCGGTCCTCACCATCAACCGCCCCAAAGCCCTCAACGCCCTGAACGCCGAAACCCTGCAGGACATCGCCCAGGCCACCGAAGCGATCATGGACAACGCCGAGATCGGCGCCCTGATCATCACAGGCGGCGGCGACCGCGCCTTCGTCGCCGGCGCGGACATCAGCGAACTCGCTGAGATGAAAAGCGTCTTCGAAGGCCGCGAGCTCGCCCTTGCCGGCCAGGACGTCCTCCAGAGCATCGCGAACCTCCCGCTGCCCACCATCGCGGCCGTGAACGGCTTCGCGCTCGGCGGCGGCCTGGAACTCGCGCTCGCGTGCGACATTCGCGTGCTCGGCAAGAACGCCCGCGTTGGCCTGCCCGAAGTCGGGCTGGGCCTCATCCCCGGCTTTGGCGGCACGCAGCGCCTCCCCCGCCTGATCGGGCAGGGCCGCGCGCTCGACCTGATCCTCACCGGCCGTCAAGTGCCCGCCGACGAGGCCCTCACCATCGGCCTCGCGAACTACGTCGCCGACAACGCCCTCGAAAAAGCCCGCGAAGTCGCGCAGGCCATGCTCAAGCACGCCCCCATGGCCCTCGCCCTCGCCAAGGAAAGCGTGCGCCGCGGCATGGAAACCAGCTTCGACCACGCGCTCGAAATCGAAGCGGACCTGTTCGGGCTGCTCGCCAGCAGCCAGGACTTTAAGGAAGGCACCCGCGCGTTCCTCGAGAAGCGCCCCGCGCAGTTCAAAGGCGAGTAA
- a CDS encoding Crp/Fnr family transcriptional regulator — protein MSRRDDLLRSPLFKDLPADAISMVERAVTERRYEAGETLLSQEAQGEALHIITSGVVRVSRVSVGGRERVLGYLYAPAVVGEIAVLVTSERVASVVAIEPVRALMLYREHFVQVMRRYPEVLWNLARVLAERVTQINDELIALGVNTEAAMSYALLTLYRQRLAAGVKDPAFLPLTQGDLMARLSSSRETISRVLRKLEEERLVKVVTLSSRAKSGDDDEGGRATGIQLLDEEGLEALVFGLDRTQ, from the coding sequence ATGTCGAGGCGTGATGATCTGCTGCGTTCCCCGCTGTTCAAGGACCTCCCGGCGGACGCCATTTCGATGGTTGAGCGTGCGGTGACGGAACGCCGTTATGAAGCCGGTGAGACGCTGCTGTCGCAGGAGGCTCAGGGTGAGGCGTTACATATCATCACGTCCGGCGTGGTGCGCGTGAGCCGCGTGAGCGTCGGTGGGCGTGAGCGGGTGCTGGGGTACCTGTACGCGCCGGCCGTGGTGGGTGAGATTGCGGTGCTGGTGACGAGTGAGCGTGTGGCGAGCGTCGTGGCGATCGAGCCGGTGCGCGCGCTGATGCTGTACCGCGAGCATTTCGTGCAGGTGATGCGGCGGTACCCGGAGGTGCTGTGGAACCTCGCGCGGGTGCTGGCGGAGCGCGTTACGCAGATCAATGATGAGTTGATTGCGCTGGGCGTGAACACGGAAGCGGCGATGAGTTACGCGCTGTTGACGCTGTACCGTCAGCGGCTCGCGGCGGGCGTGAAGGACCCGGCGTTCCTGCCGCTCACGCAGGGGGACCTGATGGCGCGCCTGTCGAGTTCGCGGGAGACGATCTCGCGGGTGCTGCGGAAGCTGGAGGAGGAGCGGCTCGTGAAGGTCGTGACGCTGAGCAGCCGCGCGAAGAGCGGTGATGATGATGAGGGTGGCCGCGCGACGGGCATTCAGCTGCTGGACGAGGAGGGCCTGGAAGCGCTGGTCTTCGGCCTGGACCGCACCCAGTAA
- a CDS encoding acyl-CoA dehydrogenase family protein, whose product MHDLTADQRTILSALTAFLKQKVAPGAAERDQTGEFPLDIVRELGDLGIMGAQTPEEYGGAGLDTATFALIIEEIAAVDGSLCLTVASHNSLCQGHILIGGTEEQKQKFLPDLASARKLGAWGLTEPGSGSDSGGLQTRAEQQPDGSWIINGSKNFITQGSVGGTYVILARTDAPRPGRSKNDGISAFVFNRDEVQGFSIGRKEDKLGLRSSDTAQLIFEDMRVPETALLGTRGQAFKDVMRVLDGGRIGIGAMGLGLGRAAFDFATRYTLEREQFGKAIAHNQAIAFKLADMDTHLEAARLLLRKAADLKDAGRDFTVAAARAKLYATEVGVQACDDAIQMLGGYGYIKEYPVERYWRDNRLTRIGEGTSEVQRLIISRALMARHAQEPTTA is encoded by the coding sequence ATGCACGACCTGACCGCCGACCAGCGCACCATCCTGAGCGCCCTCACCGCCTTCCTCAAACAAAAAGTCGCGCCTGGCGCCGCCGAACGCGACCAGACCGGCGAATTCCCCCTCGACATCGTCCGCGAACTCGGCGACCTCGGCATCATGGGCGCCCAGACGCCCGAAGAGTACGGCGGCGCCGGCCTCGACACCGCCACCTTCGCGCTCATCATCGAAGAGATCGCCGCCGTCGACGGCAGCCTCTGCCTCACCGTCGCCAGCCACAACAGCCTCTGCCAGGGCCATATCCTCATCGGCGGCACCGAAGAGCAGAAACAGAAGTTCCTCCCCGACCTCGCCAGCGCCCGCAAACTCGGCGCCTGGGGCCTCACCGAACCCGGCAGCGGCAGCGACAGCGGCGGCCTCCAGACCCGCGCCGAACAACAACCCGACGGCAGCTGGATCATCAACGGCAGCAAGAACTTCATCACGCAGGGCTCCGTCGGCGGCACGTACGTCATCCTTGCCCGCACCGACGCCCCCCGCCCCGGCCGCAGCAAAAACGACGGCATCAGCGCCTTCGTCTTCAACCGCGACGAAGTCCAGGGCTTCAGCATCGGCCGCAAGGAAGACAAACTCGGCCTGCGCAGCAGCGACACCGCCCAACTCATCTTCGAGGACATGCGCGTCCCCGAAACCGCCCTGCTCGGCACCCGCGGCCAGGCATTCAAGGATGTCATGCGCGTCCTCGACGGCGGCCGCATCGGCATCGGCGCCATGGGCCTCGGCCTGGGCCGCGCCGCCTTCGACTTCGCCACCCGCTACACCCTCGAACGCGAACAGTTCGGCAAGGCCATCGCGCACAACCAGGCCATCGCCTTCAAACTCGCCGACATGGACACCCACCTTGAAGCGGCCCGTCTGCTCCTGCGCAAAGCCGCTGACCTCAAGGACGCCGGCCGGGACTTCACCGTCGCTGCCGCCCGCGCCAAACTGTACGCCACCGAAGTCGGCGTGCAGGCCTGCGACGACGCCATCCAGATGCTCGGCGGGTACGGCTATATCAAGGAATACCCCGTCGAACGCTACTGGCGCGACAACCGCCTCACCCGCATCGGCGAAGGCACCAGCGAAGTGCAGCGCCTCATCATCAGCCGCGCCCTCATGGCCCGCCACGCCCAGGAACCCACCACCGCCTGA
- a CDS encoding ABC transporter ATP-binding protein, with amino-acid sequence MTPPALHARAVHHAYGQTPVLHGVTLSVQPGEVVAVSGPSGSGKSTLLHLLGGLDTPKSGEIHWADVRADTLSTQARAHERTRRVGLVFQHHYLLQDLTVHANLLVPAQLLGVDLRARADELLARVGLTDRAHLYPGALSGGERQRAALARALMTHPALLLADEPTGSLDRANADRVADLLLDLARANDTGVLLVTHDERLAARADRTLHLEDGHLH; translated from the coding sequence ATGACGCCCCCCGCCCTCCACGCCCGCGCCGTGCACCACGCCTACGGCCAGACGCCCGTGCTGCACGGCGTCACCCTCAGCGTCCAGCCCGGCGAGGTCGTCGCCGTCAGCGGCCCCAGCGGCAGCGGCAAAAGCACCCTGCTGCACCTCCTCGGCGGCCTCGACACCCCAAAAAGCGGCGAAATCCACTGGGCGGACGTCCGCGCCGACACCCTCAGCACCCAGGCCCGCGCCCACGAACGCACACGCCGCGTCGGCCTGGTGTTCCAGCATCATTACCTCCTCCAGGACCTCACCGTCCACGCGAATCTGCTCGTGCCCGCGCAACTGCTCGGCGTGGACCTCCGCGCCCGCGCCGACGAACTCCTCGCCCGCGTGGGCCTCACGGACCGCGCCCACCTCTACCCCGGCGCGCTCAGCGGCGGTGAACGCCAGCGCGCCGCGCTCGCCCGCGCGCTCATGACGCACCCCGCGCTCCTGCTCGCCGACGAGCCTACCGGCAGCCTCGACCGCGCCAACGCCGACCGCGTCGCTGACCTGCTCCTCGACCTCGCCCGCGCGAACGACACCGGCGTGCTCCTCGTCACGCACGACGAACGCCTCGCCGCGCGCGCCGACCGCACCCTCCACCTCGAAGACGGCCACCTGCACTAA
- a CDS encoding phosphohydrolase — MTDDQSEKLTLKVEAGELQDVEQTREGREARVVEFSTPKAKLTDEANRAIRADLAGFPRALRAYEALTRDPEALAHWDMSNYITMRKLGYNDHGRTHAFITGAASMAILDLLVRGGVRPDIVESGIGDLDDTYLAVILGTMLHDIGNQVHRAQHEAHGVHLARPIIDRILEGIYPDAFKRTKIRSFILHCINCHDLNPAPLTVEGGVTALADGTDITKGRGRKAFALGSVDIHSISALAVDQVVISAGATRPVRIDVTMNNSGGIFQVEEVLAPKVIRTPIARYVELRARTRPEGDEQIITRVKLDGDHFVMDLEDGERVTVEVQDTQKQLQDAIVQTLNIGTESK; from the coding sequence ATGACCGACGACCAGAGCGAAAAACTCACCCTCAAGGTGGAGGCCGGCGAACTGCAGGACGTCGAGCAGACCCGCGAAGGCCGCGAGGCGCGCGTCGTCGAATTCTCCACACCCAAAGCGAAACTCACGGACGAAGCGAACCGCGCCATCCGCGCGGACCTCGCCGGCTTCCCCCGAGCCCTGCGCGCGTACGAGGCCCTCACCCGCGACCCCGAGGCGCTCGCGCACTGGGACATGAGCAACTACATCACCATGCGCAAGCTCGGGTACAACGACCACGGGCGCACGCACGCGTTCATCACGGGCGCGGCGAGCATGGCGATCCTTGACCTGCTTGTGCGCGGCGGCGTCCGCCCGGACATCGTCGAGAGCGGCATCGGGGACCTCGACGACACGTACCTCGCCGTGATCCTCGGCACCATGCTGCACGACATCGGCAACCAGGTGCACCGCGCGCAGCACGAAGCGCACGGCGTGCACCTCGCTCGCCCGATCATCGACCGCATCCTGGAAGGCATCTACCCGGACGCGTTCAAACGCACGAAGATCCGCAGCTTCATCCTGCACTGCATCAACTGCCACGACCTGAACCCCGCGCCGCTCACCGTCGAGGGCGGCGTGACCGCCCTCGCGGACGGCACGGACATCACCAAGGGGCGCGGCCGCAAAGCGTTCGCGCTCGGCAGCGTCGACATCCACAGCATCAGCGCCCTCGCGGTCGATCAGGTCGTGATCTCCGCAGGCGCCACCCGGCCCGTGCGCATCGACGTGACAATGAACAACAGCGGCGGCATCTTCCAGGTCGAGGAGGTGCTCGCGCCGAAAGTCATCCGCACGCCCATCGCGCGGTACGTAGAGCTGCGTGCCCGCACCCGTCCCGAAGGGGACGAGCAGATCATCACGCGCGTGAAACTCGACGGGGACCACTTCGTAATGGACCTCGAGGACGGCGAGCGCGTCACCGTCGAGGTGCAGGACACGCAGAAGCAGCTGCAGGACGCCATCGTCCAGACCCTGAACATCGGCACCGAAAGCAAGTAG
- a CDS encoding S-layer homology domain-containing protein gives MRKNVLILTTLTAALGLGAASAQTNTTTTTTAASQVTTFSDVPAGHWAKDAVDVIVQRGLIQGFPDGTFRGNENLTRYQAALIFYRLLQTGALGGSNLSSADLATITRGMQDVATELAAVSSRLTDLERLTADQQARITALESQIANIGTGTGGDTTALTARIDALETAIRNIPAGPAGPAGPAGAAANTADLEARLAALEARVNAGTNTTTGTTTTGTTTTTPTPSDTVVIGDTTPTTVSTGDTNNLYVGLSAGCANATGCTQLSYGAVIGTKQLFGPIGARVAVEYQPNNGTISGDVNATYTLGDGNLQPYVGVGFGLNSSRTSAGGNVNSYYANGLVGVDYKFTDSLGAFAEVNGRYYLSNANPAGTNTTANFGLGAKAGLKFFF, from the coding sequence ATGCGTAAGAACGTGCTGATTCTCACTACCCTGACTGCCGCCCTCGGCCTCGGCGCTGCCAGCGCCCAGACCAACACCACCACGACCACCACTGCTGCCAGCCAGGTCACGACCTTCAGCGACGTCCCCGCCGGCCACTGGGCCAAAGACGCCGTGGACGTCATCGTTCAGCGCGGCCTCATCCAGGGCTTCCCCGACGGCACGTTCCGCGGCAACGAGAACCTCACCCGCTACCAGGCGGCGCTGATCTTCTACCGCCTCCTCCAGACCGGCGCGCTCGGCGGCAGCAACCTCAGCAGCGCCGACCTCGCCACCATCACCCGCGGCATGCAGGACGTCGCGACGGAACTGGCCGCCGTCAGCAGCCGCCTCACCGACCTCGAGCGTCTCACCGCTGACCAGCAGGCCCGCATCACCGCGCTGGAGTCCCAGATCGCGAACATCGGCACCGGCACCGGCGGCGACACCACCGCCCTCACGGCCCGCATCGACGCGCTCGAAACCGCCATCCGCAACATCCCTGCTGGCCCGGCGGGCCCGGCCGGCCCCGCTGGCGCCGCCGCGAACACCGCCGACCTCGAAGCGCGCCTCGCCGCCCTCGAAGCCCGCGTGAACGCCGGCACCAACACCACCACCGGTACGACCACCACGGGCACGACCACCACCACGCCCACGCCGTCCGATACGGTCGTTATTGGTGACACCACCCCCACCACGGTCAGCACCGGCGACACCAACAACCTGTACGTCGGCCTGAGCGCCGGCTGCGCGAACGCCACCGGCTGCACGCAGCTCAGCTACGGCGCCGTCATCGGCACCAAACAGCTCTTCGGGCCGATCGGCGCGCGCGTCGCGGTCGAGTACCAGCCCAACAACGGCACCATCAGCGGTGACGTGAACGCCACCTACACCCTCGGTGACGGCAACCTGCAGCCGTACGTCGGCGTTGGCTTCGGCCTGAACAGCAGCCGCACCTCGGCCGGCGGCAACGTCAACAGCTACTACGCCAACGGCCTGGTCGGCGTGGACTACAAGTTCACGGACAGCCTCGGCGCCTTCGCCGAAGTGAACGGCCGCTACTACCTCTCCAACGCGAACCCCGCCGGCACCAACACCACGGCCAACTTCGGCCTGGGCGCCAAGGCCGGCCTGAAGTTCTTCTTCTAA
- a CDS encoding methylmalonyl-CoA mutase family protein — protein MKTKNQWLQSVYAPATQKFPERKYNFKTLSDLDPEPIYTQDDLAQDFDVERDLGYPGEYPFTRGVQASMYRGRLWTMRMFAGFGSAEQTNERFHALLKAGQTGLSTAFDLPTLMGYDSDHPFSRGEVGKCGVAVSSLADMEILFQGIDPETVTTSMTINSPANAIWAMYIANAQKQGKDLNKVGGTIQNDILKEFIAQKEFIYPPAPSVKLVIDTFEWGPRVLPKWNFISVSGYHIREAGATAVQELAFTLADGFHYVEKAIERGLDIDEFAPRISFFWDVHNDFFEEIAKFRAARRIWARQMRERYGAKNPKSWMLRTHAQTAGVSLPAQQPLNNIARVAIQALAAVLGGTQSLHTDSYDEALALPTEEAATIALRTQQIIAYETGVAGVVDPLAGSYYIEKLTNDIEAAAMGYIEQIRALGGVEVGIDAGFFQAEMAEAAYRYQKEVESKDRIIVGVNDFVQDNVEVPIQLIDPEVERVQAQRLARVRRERDPNRAQSALDALRDAAVTGANTMPAFLECAHAYVTLGEQMDILKTVYGEYTEPVMV, from the coding sequence GTGAAAACCAAGAATCAGTGGCTCCAGAGCGTCTACGCGCCCGCCACGCAGAAATTCCCGGAACGCAAGTACAACTTCAAGACCCTCAGCGACCTCGACCCGGAACCGATCTACACGCAGGACGACCTTGCGCAGGACTTCGACGTCGAACGCGACCTCGGCTACCCCGGCGAGTACCCGTTCACGCGCGGCGTGCAGGCCAGCATGTACCGCGGGCGCCTCTGGACCATGCGCATGTTCGCCGGTTTCGGCAGCGCCGAGCAGACGAACGAACGCTTCCACGCGCTCCTCAAGGCCGGTCAGACCGGCCTCAGCACCGCCTTCGACCTCCCGACCCTCATGGGCTACGACAGCGACCACCCCTTCAGCAGGGGCGAGGTCGGGAAATGCGGCGTGGCCGTCAGCAGCCTTGCGGACATGGAGATCCTGTTCCAGGGCATCGACCCGGAAACGGTCACCACTTCCATGACCATTAACAGCCCCGCCAACGCCATCTGGGCCATGTACATCGCCAACGCCCAGAAACAGGGCAAGGACCTCAACAAGGTCGGCGGCACCATCCAGAACGACATCCTCAAAGAGTTCATCGCGCAGAAGGAATTCATCTACCCGCCCGCGCCCAGCGTGAAACTTGTCATCGACACGTTCGAGTGGGGCCCCCGCGTCCTCCCGAAGTGGAACTTCATCAGCGTGAGCGGCTACCACATCCGCGAGGCCGGCGCGACCGCCGTGCAGGAACTCGCGTTCACCCTCGCGGACGGCTTCCACTATGTTGAGAAGGCCATCGAGCGCGGCCTCGACATTGATGAGTTCGCGCCGCGCATCAGCTTCTTCTGGGACGTCCACAATGACTTCTTCGAGGAAATCGCGAAGTTCCGCGCGGCCCGCCGCATCTGGGCGCGCCAGATGCGCGAACGCTACGGCGCGAAGAACCCCAAAAGCTGGATGTTGCGCACGCACGCGCAGACTGCTGGCGTGAGTCTCCCGGCGCAGCAGCCGCTCAACAACATCGCTCGCGTCGCCATCCAGGCGCTCGCTGCGGTGCTCGGCGGCACGCAGAGCCTCCACACCGACAGCTACGACGAGGCGCTTGCCCTGCCCACCGAGGAGGCCGCGACCATCGCGCTGCGCACGCAGCAGATCATCGCGTACGAAACTGGCGTGGCCGGCGTCGTCGACCCGCTTGCCGGCAGTTACTACATCGAGAAGCTCACGAACGACATTGAAGCTGCCGCGATGGGCTACATCGAGCAGATCCGCGCGCTCGGCGGCGTCGAGGTCGGCATTGATGCCGGGTTCTTCCAGGCGGAGATGGCCGAGGCCGCGTACCGCTACCAGAAGGAAGTCGAGAGCAAGGACCGCATCATCGTCGGCGTGAACGACTTCGTTCAGGACAACGTCGAGGTGCCCATCCAGCTGATCGACCCGGAAGTGGAACGCGTGCAGGCGCAGCGTCTCGCGCGCGTGCGCCGCGAACGCGACCCGAACCGCGCGCAAAGCGCCCTGGACGCCCTGCGTGACGCGGCCGTGACCGGCGCGAACACCATGCCGGCGTTCCTGGAATGCGCGCACGCGTACGTCACGCTCGGCGAGCAGATGGACATCCTGAAGACCGTGTACGGCGAGTACACCGAACCCGTGATGGTCTGA